The DNA segment TTCGATATGGATCCTAACCCCCCTTAATATATGAGTTTTCAAAAACCCCTGTGCTTTCCTGCACAGGGGTTTTTGAATTATAAAACTAAACTTATTGCATTTTATGTAAGTGACTTAATTATAGATTTAGTTATCTTTCTTTTAAAATCCGTCATAATTAAGTAGAATAGTTATAAGAGTATTCAGGAGGTCCGCAAAATGTCACATAAACTAGATCATGGAAGTTTTATACCTTTATATCACCAGTTAAAGGATATTATTAAGGAAAAAATTGAATCTGGGGAATGGGCCCCCGGTGAAAAAATACCTTCAGAAAATGAAATGAGGAATGATTTTGAAATAAGTCGTAATACAGCAAAAAAAGCTATAGAAGACCTTGTTCAGGAGGGATTATTGGATCGGAAGCAAGGAAGAGGAACGTTTGTTTCTAAACCTAAACTGGAACAATCGCTGACTGGTTTCTATACTTTCAGTAAAGTCATGGCTGCTAAGGGGATGAACCCGACAGACGTCATTATTGATATTGAAATAAAGCGCGTGAAGTCAAGTATTGCCAAGACCTTACAGATAAATATAAAGGAGGATGTTGTTGCATTACGTCGTCTCAGAAAAGCGAATAATGA comes from the Halobacillus shinanisalinarum genome and includes:
- a CDS encoding GntR family transcriptional regulator — encoded protein: MSHKLDHGSFIPLYHQLKDIIKEKIESGEWAPGEKIPSENEMRNDFEISRNTAKKAIEDLVQEGLLDRKQGRGTFVSKPKLEQSLTGFYTFSKVMAAKGMNPTDVIIDIEIKRVKSSIAKTLQINIKEDVVALRRLRKANNEPIILETSYIPTSLIPGLSREDLEQYSLYDFMEKKYGVTVSKAREVFEPVLIRDYESKYLEVNEGYPALLLDRIAFNKAGRPVEFCRSIVRGDRCRFYTELI